In Providencia zhijiangensis, a single window of DNA contains:
- a CDS encoding AzlD domain-containing protein — protein sequence MIWILIISLTAVVFSLRYIFLIPQLPIRLPLIVRQALSYSAPCLLTAICAPVILLENHELRSFPDNPYLWGALFCVVAASLLKNMLVTVGLTLVFFYGLIYFMG from the coding sequence ATGATCTGGATTTTAATTATCAGTTTAACGGCTGTTGTTTTCTCTCTACGTTATATTTTTCTGATCCCTCAATTACCCATACGATTACCATTAATTGTACGCCAAGCACTCAGTTATTCTGCGCCTTGTTTGCTTACTGCAATTTGTGCCCCTGTCATTTTATTAGAAAATCATGAATTACGTAGTTTCCCTGATAATCCTTATCTCTGGGGAGCGCTATTTTGCGTTGTAGCAGCATCTTTACTGAAAAATATGTTGGTCACTGTCGGATTAACTTTAGTCTTTTTCTATGGACTTATTTACTTTATGGGCTAA
- a CDS encoding DUF1456 family protein, whose amino-acid sequence MLNNYVLRSVRYMLDLSDAQMVEIVKLADFSVTKEEMSLWLKKDTDPDYVECSDLVLGHFLNGLIYHRRGKDESRPAPEVEDRINNNIIFKKLRVAFELKDVDLLDIYQSVDFRVSKPELSAIFRNPEHKNYRECGDQLLRYLLKGLTLRLRGNK is encoded by the coding sequence ATGCTAAATAATTACGTTTTACGAAGTGTTCGTTATATGTTGGATTTGAGTGATGCTCAGATGGTTGAAATCGTAAAACTTGCAGACTTTTCAGTCACAAAAGAAGAAATGAGCCTTTGGTTAAAGAAAGATACCGACCCCGACTACGTTGAATGTAGTGACCTTGTGCTCGGTCATTTTCTGAATGGATTGATTTATCATCGCCGTGGTAAAGATGAAAGTCGCCCAGCTCCAGAAGTTGAAGATAGAATCAATAACAATATTATTTTCAAGAAATTACGTGTTGCCTTTGAACTTAAAGACGTTGATTTACTGGATATCTATCAATCTGTTGATTTCCGAGTTTCCAAACCAGAATTAAGTGCTATTTTCCGTAACCCAGAACATAAAAATTATCGTGAATGTGGCGACCAACTATTACGTTACCTATTAAAAGGCTTAACGTTGCGCCTACGCGGAAATAAATAG